Proteins co-encoded in one Puntigrus tetrazona isolate hp1 chromosome 20, ASM1883169v1, whole genome shotgun sequence genomic window:
- the tnfrsf21 gene encoding tumor necrosis factor receptor superfamily member 21, with amino-acid sequence MWTWAYLNKSDSAGTMPGKMSLTWSLMMLLFTAVSDVLTHTLTPSTTTEKPLSPRHYRHTDQAGNKLVCDKCPAGTYVSSHCTEATVRECSPCPDGTFTRGENGVQQCHACQRRCQAPFFEKTPCTSTTDRLCVCPPGSFSQGGKCQRHSLCPPGWGVRKRGSETEDVRCRPCQRGTFSDVASNALRCRSHTDCLSLGLTLLIKGTEKTDSVCGPTPASSVYVLLGEASVSTVSSTESAYRASTAVLPVTEIQEVAGSVLSSTETALDAEEDIPTTTTTTSSKTSDEDGGLLIAATQDLPKLQNKFSSSRDPQVANQQAMETLSEGKAQGLGYRPIRRGAPRPSTHKHFDINEHLPWMIVLLLLLVLVVIVVCSVKRSSRVLKKGPRQDPSSIMEKAIHKKPSSPAQTKERWIYYSNGQGVDILKLVAAQIGSQWIDMYKSLASATEREVAAFSNGYSADHERAYAALQHWTIRDSDANLAKLINALHRQRRIDVVDKIRSVMEDNPQVDLNKLMTAVNVSHCLSPSHKPFESPGVVLEQSPMERTKGFFTDESEPLLRCDSTSSKDSALSRTGSFITKEKKDTVLRQVRLDPCDLQPIFDDMLHILNPEELHVIEEIPMAEDKLDRLFEIAGVKSQEASQTLLDSVYSHLPDLL; translated from the exons ATGTGGACCTGGGCATATTTAAACAAGAGTGATTCCGCAGGGACAATGCCTGGGAAAATGTCTTTGACTTGGTCGCTGATGATG CTGCTGTTCACTGCGGTCAGTGACGTCCTAACCCACACACTGACCCCCAGCACGACCACAGAGAAGCCCTTGTCCCCTCGACACTACCGCCACACCGACCAAGCTGGAAACAAGCTGGTGTGCGACAAGTGTCCGGCGGGCACCTACGTGTCCTCCCACTGCACAGAGGCCACCGTACGGGAATGCAGCCCCTGCCCGGACGGCACCTTCACCCGGGGCGAGAACGGTGTTCAACAGTGCCACGCTTGTCAGAGACGCTGCCAAGCCCCATTTTTCGAGAAAACTCCCTGTACGTCCACCACCGACCGGCTGTGCGTGTGTCCTCCGGGCAGCTTCTCCCAGGGTGGAAAGTGTCAGCGGCACTCATTATGTCCACCGGGGTGGGGCGTCCGAAAGCGAGGAAGTGAGACAGAGGATGTGCGCTGCCGGCCATGTCAGCGTGGCACCTTCTCCGACGTGGCATCAAATGCTCTGAGGTGCCGATCTCACACAGATTGCTTGTCTCTTGGCTTAACGCTGCTGATCAAAGGCACAGAAAAGACAGATAGTGTGTGCGGGCCAACTCCAGCCAGTTCGGTCTATGTCCTACTTGGAGAGGCCTCCGTTTCCACGGTTTCCAGCACTGAGTCAGCATATAGAG CAAGCACTGCCGTTTTACCAGTTACAGAGATTCAAGAAGTAGCCGGGTCGGTCCTCAGTAGCACAGAAACGGCCCTCGACGCTGAAGAAGACATTCCAACAACCACAACCACAACTTCCTCCAAGACTAGTGATGAGGATGGTGGACTCTTAATCGCTGCAACTCAGGACCTCCCTAAATTGCAAAACAAGTTTTCCTCATCACGAGACCCCCAGGTTGCCAATCAACAGGCCATGGAGACTCTGTCTGAGGGCAAGGCCCAAGGTTTGGGGTACCGGCCCATCCGCAGAGGTGCACCGAGGCCTAGCACGCACAAGCACTTTGACATCAATGAGCACCTGCCTTGGATGATAGTCCTGCTGCTTCTGCTGGTGCTGGTAGTGATCGTGGTATGCAGCGTAAAACGCAGTTCACGAGTGCTGAAGAAAGGTCCTAGACAGGATCCCAGCAGCATCATGGAGAAAGCCATCCACAAGAAGCCCAGCTCTCCTGCGCAGACAAAGGAGAGGTGGATCTACTACTCAAATGGACAGG GTGTTGACATCTTGAAGCTGGTGGCAGCACAGATTGGCAGTCAGTGGATTGATATGTATAAGTCTCTGGCCAGTGCCACCGAGAGAGAGGTGGCCGCATTTTCCAACGGCTACTCGGCTGATCACGAGAGGGCATACGCTGCTCTTCAGCACTGGACCATACGCGACAGTGACGCCAACCTGGCTAAGCTGATCAATGCCCTTCACCGCCAGCGCCGCATCGACGTGGTGGACAAGATACGTAGTGTCATGGAAGACAATCCTCAG GTCGACCTGAACAAGCTAATGACGGCTGTGAATGTAAGCCATTGTCTGAGCCCCAGCCATAAGCCTTTCGAGTCACCCGGTGTGGTGCTGGAGCAGTCCCCCATGGAGCGCACCAAGGGATTCTTCACCGACGAATCAGAGCCTCTGCTGCGCTGTGACTCCACTTCCAGCAAGGACTCTGCCCTCAGCCGGACAGGCTCTTTCATAACCAAAG AGAAAAAGGACACGGTGCTGCGGCAGGTGCGTCTGGACCCATGTGACCTGCAGCCCATCTTTGACGATATGTTGCACATTCTCAACCCCGAGGAGCTCCATGTTATCGAGGAGATCCCGATGGCGGAGGACAAGCTGGACCGCTTGTTCGAGATAGCAGGGGTGAAGAGTCAAGAAGCCAGCCAGACGCTGCTCGACTCGGTCTACAGCCACTTGCCTGACCTTCTTTAG